One region of Ptiloglossa arizonensis isolate GNS036 chromosome 8, iyPtiAriz1_principal, whole genome shotgun sequence genomic DNA includes:
- the Ddx1 gene encoding ATP-dependent RNA helicase Ddx1: MTAFEEMGVLSEIGKAVDEMEWTLPTDVQAEAIPLILGGGDVLMAAETGSGKTGAFCLPVLQIVWETLKDMESGKAKSSTGQHQHSTHWSLSLFDRGNALAVTPDGLRCQSREQKEWHGCRANKGIQGNEKFFFEATVTDEGLCRIGWSTSQASLDLGTDKFGFGFGGTGKKSNAKQFDNYGEPFGMQNVIGCYLDLSKGEISFTKDGVNLGVAFHLNAQQKSQTFYPAVVLKNAEMSFNFGAQPFKYPPSNDYIAVASAPKEFVRENPVNSSHAQSKDSNKPKCNAPQAIIIEPSRELAEQTYNQIQKFKKHIKDPVIKELLVIGGVSVKEQISVLNSGVDIVVGTPGRLEDLIQGGYLALTHCRFFILDEADGLLKQGYTELIDRLHRQIPKITSDGKRLQMIVCSATLHAFEVKKMAERLMHFPTWVDLKGEDAVPETVHHVVVTVDPQKDTSWQNLRKYIQTDGVHSRDNIRPGSNSPETLSEAVKILKGEYCIRAIKEHNMDRAIIFCRTKLDCDNLERYLKQSGGNQFSCVCLHGDRKPAERKSNLEKFKRQEVKFLICTDVAARGLDITGLPFMINITLPDEKSNYVHRIGRVGRAERMGLAVSLVGKVPEKVWYHGEWCPSHGRNCQNTNLTNQGGCCVWYNEPNYLAEIEDHLNVTIQQIAPDMKVPLNDFDGKVTYGQKRANMGSNYQNHVQQMAPYVAHLSTLESKTQLLYLKRHMAATVN, from the exons ATGACAGCATTCGAGG aaATGGGTGTTTTGTCAGAAATTGGAAAAGCAGTTGATGAAATGGAATGGAC atTACCAACAGATGTCCAAGCTGAAGCTATTCCATTAATTTTGGGCGGTGGAGATGTGTTAATGGCTGCAGAAACTGGCAGTGGAAAGACTGGTGCATTTTGCTTACCAGTTTTACAGATTGTATGGGAAACTTTAAAAGACATGGAATCTGGCAAAGCTAAAAGTTCAACGGGGCAGCATCagcatt CTACTCATTGGTCGCTAAGTTTATTTGATAGGGGTAATGCCTTAGCTGTAACTCCGGATGGTCTAAGATGTCAAAGTCGCGAACAGAAAGAATGGCATGGTTGTAGAGCAAATAAAGGTATTCAAGGCAATGAAAAGTTTTTCTTTGAAGCTACAGTAACTGACGAAGGATTATGCCGTATTGGCTGGTCCACATCTCAA GCTTCACTGGATTTAGGAACAGACAAATTTGGTTTTGGTTTTGGTGGAACTGGTAAAAAGTCAAATGCAAAACAATTTGATAACTATGGAGAGCCTTTTGGAATGCAGAATGTAATCGGATGTTATCTGGATTTATCAAAGGGTGAAATTAGTTTCACAAAGGATGGCGTAAATTTGGGGGTAGCATTTCATTTGAATGCACAGCAAAAGTCTCAAACCTTTTATCCAGCTGTTGTGCTGAAAAATGCAGAGATGTCTTTTAATTTTGGAGCACAACCATTTAAGTATCCACCTTCAAATGATTATATAGCTGTTGCTTCGGCTCCTAAAGAATTTGTGAGAGAAAATCCAGTAAATAGCAGTCATGCTCAGAGTAAAGACAGCAATAAACCAAAATGCAATGCTCCACAAGCTATAATCATAGAACCTTCACGGGAACTTGCTGAACAAACTTATAATCAAATTCAGAAA tttaaaaaacacataaaaGATCCCGTCATTAAAGAATTGTTAGTTATTGGTGGAGTGAGTGTGAAAGAACAAATTTCTGTGTTAAATTCTGGCGTGGATATAGTGGTTGGAACACCAGGACGTTTAGAAGATTTAATACAAGGCGGATATTTGGCCCTAACACATTGCAG ATTTTTCATTTTAGACGAAGCTGATGGTCTGTTGAAACAAGGTTATACcgaattaatcgatcgattgcACAGGCAAATACCTAAAATTACATCAGATGGGAAAAGATTACAAATGATAGTGTGTTCAGCCACATTGCATGCATTTGAGGTCAAGAAAATGGCT GAACGTTTAATGCATTTTCCAACATGGGTAGATCTGAAAGGTGAAGATGCAGTACCTGAAACAGTACATCATGTTGTTGTAACAGTAGATCCGCAGAAAGATACTTCTTGGCAGAATTTAAGGAAGTATATACAAACTGATGGTGTACACAGCAGAGACAATATAAGACCTGGAAGCAATAGTCCTG AGACACTTTCGGAAGCTGTGAAGATACTGAAAGGTGAATACTGTATTCGCGCTATCAAAGAACACAATATGGATAGGGCCATTATTTTCTGCAGAACCAAACTGGATTGTGATAATCTTGAACGATATCTGAAGCAATCTGGTGGAAATCAGTTCTCGTGTGTGTGTTTGCATGGTGACCGAAAACCCGCAGAACGTAAATCCAATTTAGAAAAGTTTAAAAGGCAGGAAGTAAAATTCTTAATTTGCACCGACGTTGCAGCCAGAGGATTGGATATTACAGGATTACCTTTTA TGATTAACATAACGCTACCTGATGAAAAATCGAACTACGTACATCGTATAGGTAGAGTTGGCAGGGCGGAAAGAATGGGTTTGGCTGTTTCTTTAGTTGGCAAGGTACCTGAAAAAGTGTGGTATCATGGTGAATGGTGTCCTTCTCACGGAAGAAACTGTCAGAACACTAATCTTACTAATCAGGGTGGTTGTTGTGTCTGGTATAACGAACCAAAT TATTTAGCTGAAATCGAGGATCATCTAAATGTCACAATTCAGCAAATTGCACCAGATATGAAAGTTCCACTGAATGACTTTGATGGAAAAGTCACTTATGGACAAAAGAGAGCAAACATGG GTTCAAACTACCAAAATCATGTTCAGCAAATGGCACCATACGTGGCCCATTTATCTACATTAGAATCGAAAACGCAACTTCTGTACTTAAAAAGACATATGGCTGCTACAGTGAACTAA